Proteins from a single region of Chloroherpeton thalassium ATCC 35110:
- a CDS encoding radical SAM protein → MLHTGQLEKRVYKAYAHLKRCDLCANYCGVDRLVSTLGAVCHTGRQAKVFTYGAHHGEENPLRGWNGSGTIFFSWCNLQCEFCQNWEISHKGIGEEASPERLAEMMLELQAQGCHNINFVSPSHVVAQIIEAVFIAAKKGLRLPLVYNTGGYDSLEALKMLKDIIDIYMPDVKFADSMTAQRLTHVKSYVEVNRAAVLEMHRQVGDLVLDSYGVAQRGLLLRHLVMPGKLVETERVLFFVANSISTNTYVNLMDQYHPCYRTDEFQGVDKRLPEKDFRDAVLLARHFGLSRLDRT, encoded by the coding sequence TTGCTGCACACCGGACAACTTGAAAAACGTGTGTATAAAGCGTACGCGCATTTGAAGCGATGCGATTTGTGTGCAAACTACTGCGGTGTGGATCGATTGGTTTCAACGCTTGGCGCAGTTTGTCATACCGGGCGTCAAGCCAAAGTTTTTACTTACGGTGCGCATCATGGCGAAGAAAATCCCTTGCGCGGCTGGAATGGTTCCGGGACAATTTTTTTTAGCTGGTGCAATTTGCAATGTGAATTTTGTCAAAATTGGGAAATCAGCCACAAGGGAATTGGTGAGGAAGCTTCCCCCGAGCGGCTCGCTGAAATGATGCTTGAACTGCAAGCGCAAGGCTGCCATAATATTAATTTTGTTAGTCCCAGCCATGTCGTTGCGCAAATTATCGAAGCCGTTTTCATTGCTGCAAAAAAAGGGTTGCGTTTGCCTCTTGTTTATAATACAGGCGGTTACGATAGCCTGGAGGCGCTAAAAATGCTGAAAGACATCATTGATATTTACATGCCGGATGTAAAATTTGCCGATTCGATGACCGCTCAGCGATTAACCCATGTGAAAAGTTATGTGGAAGTCAATCGTGCAGCTGTGTTGGAGATGCACCGGCAAGTCGGTGATTTGGTGCTGGATTCGTACGGCGTGGCACAGCGGGGCTTGCTTTTGCGTCATTTGGTGATGCCTGGAAAATTAGTTGAAACGGAGCGCGTGCTGTTCTTCGTTGCCAATTCCATTTCTACAAATACTTACGTGAATTTAATGGATCAGTATCATCCATGCTACCGAACCGATGAGTTTCAAGGCGTGGATAAGCGACTGCCGGAAAAAGATTTCCGAGATGCGGTTTTGCTTGCCAGGCATTTTGGCCTGAGCCGTTTAGATCGAACTTGA
- a CDS encoding YbhB/YbcL family Raf kinase inhibitor-like protein — MTFILTSSAFSNGGEIPQAYTCEGRNVSPPLAWQHVPENAKSLVLIVDDPDAPDPKAPKMTYVHWVLYNIPPTVKSFPQNGAAMALPEGTREGLNDYKRTGYGGPCPPIGRHRYFHKLYALDVVLPDLGNPTKAALEKAMDGHILAKAELIGTYEKKKK, encoded by the coding sequence ATGACTTTCATTTTGACCTCATCCGCTTTTTCAAATGGCGGAGAAATTCCTCAGGCTTACACCTGCGAAGGCCGCAATGTCTCGCCGCCACTGGCTTGGCAACATGTGCCTGAAAATGCCAAAAGCTTGGTTTTAATCGTCGATGATCCCGATGCGCCCGATCCGAAAGCGCCGAAAATGACTTATGTGCATTGGGTTTTGTACAACATTCCGCCAACGGTGAAAAGCTTTCCGCAAAACGGCGCGGCGATGGCCTTGCCGGAGGGAACGCGAGAAGGCCTGAACGATTACAAACGAACCGGTTATGGCGGCCCTTGTCCACCGATTGGTCGGCATCGTTATTTTCATAAGCTTTATGCGCTGGACGTGGTTTTGCCAGATTTAGGAAATCCGACAAAAGCAGCGTTAGAAAAAGCAATGGACGGGCACATTCTCGCAAAAGCGGAATTGATCGGCACTTATGAAAAAAAGAAAAAGTAG
- a CDS encoding nitroreductase family protein, with protein MIKDLILKNRSYRRFLQDEKISTGTLKELIELARLSPSAANLQPLKYILSNDEQKIQRIFTTLRWAGYLKEWPGPKEGERPSAYIIMLGDRRISENIYCDEGIAAQSILLGATEKGLGGCVIASVQRDALQDALGIPGDFQIFLVLALGVPKETVVLEDLKEDVKYWRSEDGVHHVPKRSLDDIILNI; from the coding sequence ATGATCAAAGACTTAATTCTGAAAAATCGTAGTTATCGGCGATTTCTTCAAGATGAGAAAATCAGTACAGGCACGTTAAAAGAGCTGATTGAGTTAGCGCGCCTCTCGCCTTCTGCCGCGAATTTGCAACCGTTGAAGTACATCCTTTCGAACGACGAGCAAAAAATACAACGCATTTTTACCACGCTTCGCTGGGCGGGCTATTTGAAAGAATGGCCAGGCCCAAAAGAAGGCGAGCGGCCTTCTGCTTACATTATCATGCTGGGCGATCGGCGGATTTCCGAAAATATTTATTGCGATGAAGGCATCGCCGCGCAGAGCATTTTACTCGGCGCAACCGAAAAAGGACTTGGCGGTTGCGTAATTGCCTCTGTGCAGCGCGATGCGCTTCAAGACGCATTGGGCATTCCTGGCGATTTTCAAATTTTTCTGGTGCTCGCGCTTGGCGTGCCTAAAGAAACTGTTGTGCTGGAAGATCTCAAAGAAGATGTCAAATATTGGCGCAGCGAAGACGGTGTGCATCACGTTCCAAAGCGTTCCCTTGACGATATCATCTTAAATATCTAA
- a CDS encoding HAD family hydrolase — MNFSAVLFDLDGTLINTLGDIGNGVNAILRKNGFPEHDIPTYKNFIGDGVRELMSRALPDGVVDEDFITQCVAEFETYYQAHYDVETTLYPGIEDMLDHLAAKGVKFSVFSNKPYDLTHQCVKGILGKWTFLEVLGPKEGIPKKPNPYGAKRIIEKLAISPDQFLYLGDSGVDMKTATSVGMYPVGALWGFRTKEELLAAGAKKTVTHPSEVVRLF; from the coding sequence ATGAATTTTTCCGCGGTTCTTTTTGACTTAGACGGCACGTTAATTAACACATTAGGTGATATTGGCAACGGCGTCAATGCGATTCTTCGAAAGAATGGCTTTCCTGAGCACGACATTCCGACGTATAAAAACTTTATTGGCGATGGCGTCCGAGAGCTCATGAGTAGAGCTCTGCCCGATGGCGTGGTCGATGAAGACTTCATCACACAGTGCGTAGCAGAGTTTGAAACTTACTATCAAGCTCACTACGATGTAGAAACCACGCTATATCCTGGCATCGAAGACATGCTTGATCATTTGGCCGCGAAAGGCGTCAAATTCTCCGTGTTTTCAAACAAGCCTTATGATTTAACTCATCAGTGTGTGAAGGGCATTTTGGGCAAATGGACATTTTTGGAAGTTTTAGGTCCAAAGGAAGGCATTCCTAAAAAGCCGAATCCTTACGGTGCAAAGCGCATCATAGAAAAATTAGCGATTTCGCCTGACCAATTTTTGTATTTAGGCGATAGCGGCGTCGACATGAAAACCGCCACAAGCGTTGGCATGTATCCGGTTGGCGCGCTGTGGGGGTTTCGCACAAAAGAAGAGCTTCTGGCAGCCGGCGCGAAAAAAACGGTAACGCACCCATCCGAAGTGGTGCGGTTATTTTAA
- a CDS encoding circadian clock KaiB family protein, which yields MMNDKNGSGASAQSTSIALRLYVLGDSVKTNVAINNLKQICEAHFPGMYQLEIYDVLENPQLLENDNVLATPLLIKLSPEPKMRIIGDFSDSQRVLQGLGYNPDKL from the coding sequence ATGATGAATGATAAGAATGGATCTGGAGCGAGCGCGCAAAGTACCTCAATCGCTTTGCGTCTGTATGTTTTGGGTGATAGCGTGAAAACAAATGTTGCAATTAATAACCTAAAACAAATTTGTGAAGCCCATTTCCCTGGAATGTACCAGTTAGAAATTTATGACGTTCTCGAAAATCCGCAACTACTTGAAAACGACAATGTACTTGCCACGCCACTTTTGATTAAATTATCCCCCGAGCCTAAAATGCGAATCATCGGCGATTTCAGTGATTCCCAAAGGGTTCTTCAAGGGCTTGGATATAATCCAGATAAGCTTTAA
- the kaiC gene encoding circadian clock protein KaiC, translating into MNEQHNPMSNVEKMKAGLPKCPTGIKGLDEVLFGGIPKGRSTMVLGNAGCGKTLLAMEFLVQGIQQFGAHGLFVSFEEKKEDLLEDMQSFGWNLEAAEQSGALLIKHLDLGDSEFLESGEYDLGGLFVRLEFAIDKIGAKRVVLDTVETLFTTYKNVGALRTEFRRLIRWLKSKGVTVIITGETDSYGKTRHGIEAFVSDCVVQLDNRIQNQVPTRRLRVLKYRGSFHGTNEYPFIISEQGLSLLPITSVGLNYDVATDFVPSGLSSLDELLGGRGFYRGSSVLLTGAAGTGKSSLASQFAQAACGRGEKCLYLNMEESVWQIVRNMRSIGVELEPFIEKGLLLFEPTRSTMCGLEYHLVKLIKLLETYEPQHLIIDPVSSFLAVGESIEVKSMMSRLIDYLKMRHITTIMTNLSDTNAQNEITQMDISSLMDTWMTVQMVRNQNEQNRLIYIIKSRGMGHSNQMREFLITSEGIHLMEVYRGQEGVRLGTARTLQEARDSMEDALMKDERELILLQMARKRKILDAQIESLRSEYEYFENELKHQLHVAEMRKTQHTQTKEKIEEMRGYKRGY; encoded by the coding sequence ATGAATGAACAACACAATCCGATGAGCAACGTAGAAAAAATGAAGGCAGGACTTCCGAAATGTCCAACAGGCATTAAAGGATTGGATGAAGTTCTTTTTGGCGGCATTCCCAAAGGACGATCAACAATGGTGCTTGGAAATGCAGGTTGTGGCAAAACATTGCTCGCAATGGAGTTTCTGGTGCAAGGCATTCAGCAGTTTGGGGCGCATGGTCTTTTTGTCTCGTTTGAGGAAAAAAAAGAAGATTTGCTTGAAGACATGCAATCATTTGGCTGGAACTTAGAAGCTGCTGAGCAAAGCGGCGCGCTACTCATCAAGCATTTGGATTTGGGCGACTCGGAATTTCTTGAATCGGGCGAATATGATTTAGGCGGCTTATTTGTTCGGCTTGAGTTTGCCATAGATAAAATTGGCGCAAAACGAGTGGTTCTGGATACGGTAGAAACTTTATTTACAACGTATAAAAATGTGGGTGCGCTGCGAACAGAATTTCGCCGATTAATTCGCTGGCTGAAAAGTAAAGGGGTGACGGTGATCATTACCGGCGAAACGGATAGTTATGGCAAAACTCGACATGGCATAGAGGCGTTCGTGTCGGATTGTGTGGTGCAGTTGGATAACCGGATTCAGAACCAAGTGCCCACGCGTCGGCTCAGGGTATTGAAGTATCGAGGTTCGTTTCATGGCACAAATGAATATCCGTTTATCATTTCAGAGCAGGGTCTTTCGCTTTTGCCGATCACTTCGGTGGGTTTGAACTATGATGTTGCAACTGATTTTGTTCCCTCTGGGCTCTCGTCGTTAGATGAACTGTTGGGCGGACGCGGATTTTATCGTGGAAGCAGCGTGCTCTTAACGGGCGCAGCAGGCACGGGCAAATCCAGCTTGGCAAGTCAATTTGCGCAAGCGGCTTGCGGGCGCGGTGAAAAATGTCTTTACCTCAACATGGAGGAATCCGTTTGGCAAATTGTCAGAAACATGCGCTCCATTGGCGTTGAGCTTGAGCCTTTCATTGAAAAAGGATTGCTGCTTTTTGAGCCCACGCGTTCTACCATGTGCGGTTTGGAATATCACTTGGTTAAACTGATAAAACTGCTTGAAACGTACGAGCCGCAGCATTTAATCATTGATCCCGTTTCGAGCTTTTTAGCGGTAGGCGAATCGATTGAAGTCAAATCGATGATGTCGCGCTTGATCGATTATTTAAAAATGCGCCACATTACCACCATAATGACAAACCTCTCGGATACCAATGCGCAGAATGAAATCACTCAAATGGATATTTCTTCGCTGATGGACACATGGATGACTGTGCAAATGGTAAGAAATCAAAATGAACAAAACCGCTTGATTTATATCATCAAGTCTCGGGGCATGGGCCATTCGAATCAAATGCGCGAGTTTTTGATTACCAGCGAAGGCATTCATTTGATGGAGGTTTACAGAGGGCAAGAGGGCGTTCGGCTGGGTACGGCGCGCACGTTGCAAGAAGCCCGCGACAGCATGGAAGATGCTCTGATGAAAGATGAACGGGAGCTGATTCTTTTGCAAATGGCGCGAAAACGAAAAATACTCGATGCCCAAATTGAATCGCTGCGCTCGGAATATGAGTATTTTGAAAATGAATTAAAGCACCAATTGCATGTGGCCGAAATGCGAAAAACGCAGCATACGCAAACAAAGGAAAAAATCGAAGAAATGAGAGGTTACAAAAGAGGCTATTAA
- a CDS encoding lamin tail domain-containing protein: MAKRAFAQSAWQRTDFSNIEKISIDKERDKSGASGLASGGWVINEILADPDATAGDANGDGTVDSSDDEFVEILNLSGASVDLGGWTLSDGVGVRHTFEAGTLVPDSGSIVIFGGGVPAGSFGGSLVQVSSTGRLGLNNTGDDLTLSDSAAVHASASYGAEGGQNESLTRDPDLSGAFVKHSAATAAAGAIFSPGTKNDGSRFSGNPVFFPTKLQIVVNQGRDPYADKWFSVVVSALDSAGRAQPVQEETGIQLSLTSGSPEKLSGALSATIARDASSVTISGLAYAEVENNLALLVSRTSGDLLLSASASFNVQTRPNKPLAGELIISEFMANPNFTSDALGEYIELYNPTDSTFNLEGYLIKDDGSDAHTIANNGTLSISPHGFLLFAKSSDPLGDGSLVPDYVFTNVTIGNGADEIVLVEPDSLGGGEIARVDYTDGDVFGAGVALELANLALGYDGLLSQSDFVAATHTLSNTNTDKGSPCFYGEAAAQTLANGDSAKVGVGLVDESLPLLAIYDDADATPTLMNSYKIFSDSLHHALGAQDRALLGFVQLSGTPDSATIEMFYTDAQLARAGFSHTAEFELQLAAWNGVSWRKYPRAASSDTSLNKVVAEHVQSFSDWVIVGGFEDSPLPVELQRFTGTVASSGVLLKWQTASEAGNEGFILYRDGVEIASYKNIDALKGQGTTSLATNYNFTDTQIHLGETYNYTIVSVDISGERHEYSQTVSIEITQVVAAEPETKAYEYALEQNYPNPFNPSTLIRFSLPQAGTATLKIFDQLGRRIKTEQIQASAGWHVYRFDASMLASGVYFYQIRVGSFLETKKMLLLK, from the coding sequence TTGGCAAAACGGGCTTTTGCGCAAAGTGCGTGGCAAAGGACTGATTTTTCAAACATTGAAAAAATATCCATCGATAAGGAACGCGATAAATCCGGCGCGAGCGGCCTTGCAAGTGGTGGTTGGGTAATCAACGAAATTTTAGCAGATCCTGACGCCACAGCCGGTGATGCAAATGGCGACGGCACGGTTGATTCCAGCGACGATGAATTTGTGGAAATTTTGAACTTGAGCGGCGCGTCGGTTGACCTCGGCGGCTGGACGCTTTCGGATGGCGTGGGCGTTCGCCATACATTTGAGGCCGGAACGCTCGTGCCCGATAGCGGATCGATTGTGATTTTTGGCGGCGGCGTGCCCGCAGGTTCATTTGGTGGCAGTTTGGTGCAAGTTTCATCAACGGGGAGGTTAGGGCTAAACAATACTGGCGATGACCTAACGCTTTCGGATAGCGCAGCAGTGCACGCGTCTGCGAGCTACGGCGCAGAAGGTGGGCAAAACGAATCCTTAACACGCGACCCCGATCTCTCCGGTGCGTTCGTCAAACATTCCGCTGCAACGGCGGCTGCAGGGGCGATTTTTTCTCCAGGCACGAAAAATGACGGATCTCGCTTCAGCGGCAATCCGGTGTTTTTTCCTACCAAACTTCAGATCGTGGTGAATCAAGGGCGCGATCCTTATGCGGATAAATGGTTTAGCGTGGTAGTGAGCGCGTTGGATTCTGCTGGCAGGGCGCAGCCGGTTCAGGAAGAAACCGGCATACAGCTTTCGCTTACTTCGGGCTCGCCTGAAAAGCTTAGCGGCGCACTTTCTGCGACGATTGCTCGCGATGCCTCTTCCGTTACGATTTCCGGTTTGGCATACGCTGAAGTTGAAAATAATTTGGCGCTCCTGGTTTCGCGCACAAGCGGCGACTTGTTGCTCAGCGCTTCAGCTTCGTTCAATGTGCAAACGCGACCAAATAAGCCGCTTGCTGGCGAACTCATCATCAGCGAGTTCATGGCAAATCCTAACTTTACCAGCGACGCTCTCGGTGAGTATATCGAGCTCTATAATCCGACGGATTCCACATTTAATCTGGAGGGCTACCTCATCAAAGATGATGGCTCGGACGCGCATACAATTGCAAACAACGGCACGCTTAGCATTTCGCCTCATGGGTTTTTGCTTTTTGCCAAAAGCAGCGACCCGCTTGGCGATGGATCGCTTGTGCCGGATTATGTTTTTACAAATGTTACCATCGGCAATGGCGCAGATGAAATTGTGCTTGTTGAGCCTGACTCGTTGGGTGGCGGCGAGATCGCGCGTGTCGATTATACCGATGGTGATGTGTTTGGCGCTGGCGTCGCTTTGGAGCTCGCCAATCTTGCGCTTGGCTATGACGGCCTTCTCTCGCAGTCGGATTTTGTGGCGGCGACACATACTTTAAGCAACACGAATACGGATAAAGGATCGCCGTGTTTTTATGGCGAAGCAGCCGCACAAACGCTTGCAAATGGCGATTCGGCAAAAGTTGGCGTTGGTCTTGTGGATGAATCGCTTCCGCTCTTGGCCATCTACGACGATGCCGACGCCACGCCAACTCTCATGAATTCCTACAAAATTTTCAGCGATTCGCTTCATCATGCGCTGGGCGCTCAGGATCGTGCGCTGCTTGGATTTGTGCAACTGAGCGGCACACCGGATAGCGCCACCATCGAGATGTTCTACACCGACGCGCAGCTTGCTCGCGCTGGTTTTTCGCACACTGCCGAGTTTGAGCTTCAACTTGCCGCGTGGAACGGCGTTTCGTGGCGAAAATATCCGCGTGCGGCCAGTTCCGATACGTCGCTCAATAAAGTGGTTGCGGAACATGTTCAAAGCTTTTCGGATTGGGTGATTGTCGGTGGATTTGAAGATTCACCCTTACCCGTTGAACTTCAGCGTTTTACGGGAACAGTCGCCAGCTCGGGCGTTTTGCTCAAATGGCAAACCGCATCGGAAGCCGGAAACGAAGGTTTCATACTATATCGCGATGGCGTGGAAATCGCGTCTTATAAAAATATAGATGCGCTGAAAGGGCAAGGGACAACCAGCCTCGCCACAAATTACAACTTCACGGATACGCAAATCCATCTGGGCGAAACTTACAACTACACAATTGTGAGTGTGGATATTTCCGGCGAGCGCCATGAATATTCGCAAACGGTCAGTATTGAAATCACGCAAGTCGTGGCCGCCGAGCCCGAAACGAAAGCGTATGAATACGCGCTCGAGCAAAATTACCCGAATCCGTTCAACCCGAGTACGCTCATTCGTTTTAGTTTGCCGCAGGCTGGAACAGCGACCTTGAAAATTTTTGACCAGCTTGGTAGAAGAATCAAGACTGAGCAAATTCAAGCGAGTGCCGGCTGGCATGTCTACCGATTTGATGCCAGCATGTTGGCAAGCGGCGTGTATTTCTACCAAATTCGTGTCGGGTCATTTTTGGAAACCAAGAAAATGCTGCTTTTAAAATAG
- a CDS encoding 16S rRNA (uracil(1498)-N(3))-methyltransferase, whose protein sequence is MELFFVPESHIDLTKNRIELADQEFHHIVRVVRKKSGDTLWITDGRGTCFQTEIEQIGKNSAELKILSQEKKPAPKTKIAVALSLMKASERFDFFLEKATELGVAEILPMMTHRTVSRPAEKQYEKKHERWEKIVLAASKQSRQMWFPKLHPIQPFEEVLKRNDEVKLIAYENSAQHLVQGFSGKSILFLIGGEGGFTEAEVLAAKQAGFQEMTLGESVLRAETAGIFAVAMVRANLLSAAIREPEG, encoded by the coding sequence ATGGAACTTTTTTTTGTCCCGGAATCGCACATTGACCTAACTAAAAATCGTATAGAACTCGCCGACCAAGAGTTTCATCACATTGTTAGGGTGGTTCGCAAAAAATCAGGCGATACGCTTTGGATAACCGACGGTCGAGGAACTTGTTTTCAAACTGAAATAGAACAGATTGGCAAAAATTCAGCCGAGCTGAAAATCCTGAGTCAGGAAAAAAAGCCTGCGCCAAAAACCAAAATCGCCGTTGCGCTTTCTCTGATGAAAGCCTCAGAGCGCTTCGATTTTTTTCTGGAAAAGGCGACCGAGCTTGGTGTGGCGGAAATATTGCCAATGATGACGCACAGAACCGTTTCTCGCCCTGCCGAAAAGCAATATGAAAAAAAGCATGAGCGTTGGGAAAAAATTGTGCTGGCGGCCTCGAAGCAGTCTCGGCAAATGTGGTTTCCGAAGCTGCATCCAATTCAGCCATTTGAGGAAGTGCTGAAGCGAAACGATGAAGTCAAGCTGATTGCGTATGAGAATTCGGCGCAACATCTTGTACAAGGTTTTTCCGGCAAAAGCATTTTGTTTTTAATCGGAGGCGAAGGCGGCTTCACGGAAGCGGAAGTGCTGGCGGCTAAACAGGCAGGATTTCAAGAAATGACGCTTGGCGAAAGTGTGCTTCGTGCCGAAACAGCTGGTATTTTTGCGGTTGCAATGGTGCGCGCAAATCTGCTTTCGGCGGCGATTCGCGAGCCGGAAGGTTAG
- a CDS encoding DUF2179 domain-containing protein, protein MLRTVDVSLGTLRTISIIQGRLTASFFLGLVEVSIWLTIISATLQYISQNPMIGIFYALGFSTGNVVGIFLERKVPIGNVTMRLFVKEKDLDLVEKLREKGFSITKFSGEGHSGAVYLLFCFTQKKRLPEFLAEIQSRDEVFYTVDYGGYGAKILAPTPTQPTGWRNKLKFK, encoded by the coding sequence ATGCTTCGGACTGTTGATGTATCGCTTGGCACGCTGCGAACCATTAGCATTATTCAAGGCCGGTTGACCGCGTCGTTCTTTTTAGGGCTCGTGGAGGTTTCAATTTGGCTAACCATCATCTCGGCAACGCTACAATACATTTCACAAAATCCAATGATTGGCATTTTCTATGCCTTAGGTTTTTCGACAGGAAATGTGGTAGGCATCTTTTTAGAACGCAAAGTTCCGATAGGGAATGTGACCATGAGACTTTTCGTCAAAGAAAAAGATCTCGATTTGGTGGAAAAGCTTCGGGAAAAAGGTTTTTCCATTACCAAATTTTCGGGAGAAGGGCATTCTGGTGCGGTGTATTTGCTCTTTTGCTTTACGCAAAAAAAGCGCTTACCAGAATTTTTAGCGGAAATTCAAAGCCGCGATGAGGTTTTCTACACTGTTGATTACGGCGGCTATGGCGCTAAAATTTTAGCCCCAACCCCAACCCAACCCACTGGCTGGCGCAACAAATTAAAATTCAAATAG
- a CDS encoding GNAT family N-acetyltransferase — protein sequence MKTDFEHIEIEPVTEQNFEVFFSQIVAFANYESLTPPDADAKARLKKYGFSEKPKYEAFLAYFDKQPVGFAMIFETFSSFLAKPTLYLEDIFVDEAFRGKRVGTAFFKFFAQLALERGCGRMEWQVLDWNKPAIEFYEKTGAKQTKEWLPYRLTEAELKHFLETM from the coding sequence ATGAAAACCGATTTTGAACATATAGAAATTGAGCCGGTCACGGAGCAAAACTTTGAGGTTTTTTTCTCGCAGATCGTAGCCTTCGCGAACTACGAAAGCCTCACGCCGCCCGACGCCGACGCCAAAGCGCGCTTGAAAAAATATGGTTTTTCGGAGAAGCCAAAGTACGAAGCTTTTCTGGCGTATTTTGATAAGCAGCCGGTTGGTTTTGCCATGATTTTTGAGACATTTTCAAGCTTTTTGGCGAAGCCGACGCTTTATCTGGAAGATATTTTCGTGGATGAAGCTTTTCGCGGCAAGCGTGTAGGAACGGCTTTTTTCAAGTTTTTTGCTCAGCTTGCACTCGAGCGCGGCTGCGGGCGCATGGAATGGCAAGTGCTCGACTGGAACAAACCAGCCATCGAATTCTATGAGAAAACCGGCGCCAAGCAAACCAAAGAATGGCTTCCCTATCGCCTGACTGAAGCGGAACTAAAGCACTTTCTGGAAACCATGTAG
- a CDS encoding ABC transporter permease, whose protein sequence is MGLYDIFRIAFFHLNDRRRQTFLTALGVAIGSAMLITTISVASGSSANIREKIIDSSPHVSVFPKRVQRLIPENLVADQHSKNQITVVEKNVTTKDKPAIKAYTEVVATAQTLENVEAISPFVMNKLIIRNKTRFKSCITRGVVPEREAQVANFEKIITSGSIEELSYTPNGIILGDVLASDLRAKYRSRLDLVTEDGEIFPVIVVGVFQSGFSEFDKKMGYINLRLAQRIEGISASSVTGIGIKTNDINASGFVAATMEKLTGYETESWDETNKNVLDFIKRNNSVTLVLVGFVFIVAGLGVSSVMTTVVLQKTKDIAIMRSYGTSKANITLIFMLEGLFIGVVGALLGSAIGHLICDFVATIRFESSTAGVVRSDRINIVEMPESHIIVVIFAILVTVFSAFGPARRAARLKPVRILRGEVA, encoded by the coding sequence ATGGGACTCTACGACATTTTTAGAATTGCTTTTTTCCACTTGAACGATCGGCGGCGGCAAACTTTTCTGACCGCCTTGGGCGTGGCAATTGGTAGCGCCATGCTGATTACCACGATTTCTGTAGCGTCAGGCTCATCGGCTAATATCCGTGAGAAAATCATCGATTCTTCGCCGCACGTTTCTGTTTTTCCAAAACGCGTTCAGCGGCTCATCCCGGAGAATTTGGTTGCCGATCAGCACTCGAAAAATCAAATTACAGTGGTGGAAAAAAACGTGACAACCAAAGATAAACCGGCTATAAAAGCTTACACGGAAGTGGTGGCCACAGCGCAAACTCTTGAAAATGTGGAGGCCATTTCGCCATTTGTGATGAACAAGCTGATCATTCGCAACAAAACGCGGTTTAAATCCTGCATCACGCGCGGTGTGGTTCCTGAGCGAGAAGCTCAAGTTGCGAACTTTGAAAAAATCATCACGTCGGGATCGATCGAAGAACTGAGTTACACGCCAAACGGCATTATTCTTGGCGATGTGCTTGCTTCCGATTTGCGAGCAAAATATCGTTCCCGTTTGGATTTGGTGACGGAAGATGGCGAAATTTTTCCAGTGATTGTGGTTGGCGTGTTTCAAAGTGGGTTTTCGGAGTTCGATAAAAAAATGGGATACATCAACCTGCGGCTGGCACAGCGCATCGAAGGCATTTCTGCAAGCAGCGTAACGGGCATCGGGATTAAAACGAACGATATTAATGCGTCGGGATTTGTGGCAGCTACCATGGAAAAGCTCACTGGCTACGAAACCGAAAGTTGGGACGAAACAAACAAAAACGTTTTAGACTTTATTAAACGCAACAACAGCGTGACGCTTGTTTTGGTGGGCTTTGTTTTTATTGTAGCGGGGCTCGGGGTTTCCTCTGTGATGACAACGGTTGTGCTTCAGAAAACGAAAGATATTGCGATTATGCGCTCCTACGGCACGAGCAAGGCCAACATTACGCTTATTTTTATGTTGGAAGGGCTTTTTATCGGGGTGGTTGGTGCGCTTTTAGGCAGCGCGATTGGGCATTTGATTTGCGATTTTGTTGCCACCATTCGGTTTGAGTCTAGCACGGCGGGCGTGGTTCGCAGCGATAGAATTAACATTGTTGAAATGCCTGAATCTCATATAATTGTGGTGATATTTGCGATTTTGGTTACCGTATTTTCCGCATTTGGGCCCGCTCGGCGAGCCGCTCGGCTCAAACCCGTTCGTATTTTGCGCGGCGAAGTGGCTTGA